The DNA segment GGAAGATAAGGTGATGATTGTGAGAAAGAGATGTGAATCAAGGTGTTGTGGCGACAAGATTCAGCAACGAGACCAAGACGAGGTGAAACAAAGCTGTCACAACAAGGCTGGTGACACGGAGGAGATAAGGTTGGACATCTCGGTGAAAGGTTGTTGCTCAAGGCCTGTTGCTGATCCCGTGGTAGCTAGCGATGGGCATCGTGAGTCGAGCTGCTGTGAAAGTTCAAGGAAAGGTAATAACGAAGAGGCATGTTGTGAGGTGGAAACGAATGAGTCTAACTGTAGCAGCAGAGAGAAGCACCATAGTCACTGTCACAGTCACCACCATGAGTGAAAGAGATTGTGATTGAACAGCTCTAGCTTCTCGCTCACATTTGCAAGCTTTTCGTATTGCAAATCATCAGCAAGAATGATTGTATTATTGATAGAGTAACCAACAAGAAAAATGTGGATGAATCCTTTTCGCTTACCTTATCAAAAtcttcttctgttttttttttttttgataagtaaaAAATAGTCTTTTGTTATCAAttagttaaaattattttgCCTCCTCTGGATCCCATGTTGCCAACCATCTCTATAACTATCCCCAGACAGACCAGAATCATCAACTGAATAGTCTGAATTCTCCCTTGAAACTTGCCTAAGTAACTCTTTAGAATCATGTGAAAAAAGTACATTTGAACAAAAAACATgtattttttggtattttgtagTAAGAAACATGTGgtgaattaatatatattcccTGAATGAGTTAGAGTTTCATGAATCATTACATAAATGCAAAAAGAAAGACAAGGTTTCTTTCTTGGTTAACTTTATATCTGTTTAaattacacacaaaaaaaaatacaaagagaTAATAATCCTGAAATTTCTTACACTTCCAAAATTATGGAAAGCGACGTCACAAAATTACCAGccgtaatttataaattaagatatataaGTTCACTTTATAAAgcgaattttaaaatatataaaatacagtTCAAAATAGAACTAGAAGATTATGCAACTTCATCTCTTCTCTAGCCTTTCatattcaaaaaaatcaaaatgatattttctaCATATTGTCATGATTATACAATCTATATTTACCGCAAAAAGATAGgtatgaaaaagaaagaagacaaTAATGGAACATTACAAATTCACAACAGATACTTTAACATGTAAACTTATATCCTTCCCTTTTAGTTGCATTAAGAAGATTTTCAAGACTCACTCATCAGACGAAAGGCTAATtacaatatttacaaaattagcGTTTGCAAAACATATTTACAAATAACACCCATTAGTCATTACTCATCAGGGTAACAtctgaaattaataaaaactaaatggacaaatatgtaaataaagaAAAGATAGGAAGACCCCTTTTACTTAAATTTGACTTGGTACACGCTTTCTCATTCAGACagtctccttctctctctcgcGAATCACGCTCTCTGTCTCTCCGACACTGTGCTTGCTAAGTCCTCTGTTGCAGTCTCCAATAATGGCGTTTTCTAAGCCACTTTTCTTTCTCGTCCTCCTTACGCTCTCCCTTTCCCGTGAAgtcgcttcttcttcttcctcctcctcagaGAACAATGGCTGTAGTAATGGTGCACATGAACACTGTTCGGTCGACGAACTCAAATCCACCGTCTCTTCTCTCCGTAAGTCTAACCTCTCTTTGACCCTTTTCGTATTTATAGATTTCCTCACGAAAGTCTGCAACTTTCTAGCTTCATTGTCTATGTAATGAACAAAGGTTCAGTCTTTTAGATGAACTTTTGCTTCTGAAGATCTGTAGCGAATGTGAGGAATAACGTTTCTTTGATTTGTTGCATTTTGCTTAGGAAGTTGTGGAGAAATGAGTAACGGTTTCATTAAAATCTTTAGCTTCCGTTATGTTTTCTGGTAATGACTGACTtgtaacgtttttttttttgtgtatatcCAAAGCTGACGACTTCTATAATTTTTCTTAGCTGCATTCATGGTTCAGAGTCTGTTAATTTGGTTGCTGACAGTTTCAgagtctttttctttctttgtgtGTGTGAAAAGAATCAATCATcaaggagaagaatcaagaactGCACAGCAAAGAGGAGCAGATTAGAGTATTGGAGTTATATATCCGGGAGAAGTCATACTTGTTTGAGACTGACATAGATTTTATTCAAGTGAGATCTTCATTCATCTCTggatttgatttatttgttttaaaaaatagatgTATAAGATTGTTTGTTGTTAAATGGTTTGTTTAGTCTGAGAATCCTGTGAAGCACGGGAGTGAAGCAGAAGAAAAGGTTTATGAACTTGAGAAGCAGGTTGGTTTTATAGTTtgagctctctctctctatgtgtTACCTTTTGCCTCATTACCTTTTGCATTGACAGGTACTGAGACTTAAAGGGGAAGTGGAGTTACAACGTAATAAAAGGCTCCAAGTGGAAGCTCGAGCTGAAACCGCAGATGAGAAAGGTGAAGAGTTTAGCTCGAAGGTAGAAAATGTAAGATGTGATGTCATTTAGAGATTTGATGTACATATTCAAGAGCTTAATgtactttctcttctttctgttcAGATCGATATGAAGTGGTTCTTCTCTAAGCTTGGTCTTAAACCGAACAAAACTCAGGTTAGTCAAGAAGCTAATCAAGACACATAACATGGCATAATCTTAGTGATTGATAACTCCTCTaaagttatttttttcataGTTGCAGGCATATCTAAAGACTCTATGGCACCAACATCTTAGTCCAAATCTTCATATCACTCTTCAACAGGTTTATTTTGATTCACTTTATCCCTCTGAATGTCTTCAGTTTCACTTAGAAGACTTCTTAACTCTTCTTTGTTTCAGGTTTCCTTGAAAATTAAACAAGTCCAGAAATGGTCAGAGCCTCACATTGAAACCATGAACTCAGTGAGTTTTATTCTTACCACAAACTTGTTTACTTTTCATTCATTTGATACTCATATAATGAAAGATTCTTTCCACTTGAATTTACAGAAATGGATTCCAAGCATCAAAGAAGCTTGTGTAACATTAACCATTTATTTAGAACCAAAGGTTCACTATTTAACAGAGAAGTCCATCGAGGTGTTATCTATGTCTAAGCAGGCTTTCACGCCACATATCATCCAAGGCTTTGATGTCTCATGCTACTATCTTGAGGTTAGCACTCAACTGCTTCTCTTCGCCATTACATTAAAACATTTGAGGACCATTGcttgtttttttctctctagGTAATTAGGACACATACAGCCCCATACACAAGCCAAGTTATGACCATAGCGAAACCACACTTGGAGAAAGTACAAGTCGCCTTAGAGCCATATACAGAACACGTAAGGCATGGCTTTAAAAAGTTAGTTGACTCCACCAAAGTCTACCATCAGCAGGTATGTATAGACCATGTTGCATGCTAGCTATTTGTATTAAGAAATTAGAGTAAGAGAGTTTAATAAGCTTATTGTGTTAGGCTCAAGAAATGCTGAAGAACAATGAGATTACAAAACCGGTTGCTACCATGGATTTAGCTTGGGTTGGGGTATGTTCTCTCTACCATTTGTAAATGCATTACATAAGCTTTTCAATGTCTTTAACTTTCTAAATCCCCTTTTTTTGTACTTCAACAGGCCACAGCTTTGATTGGTTTCCCTCTCATATTCATCATCAAATTTCTTTCTGCTGTCTCCAAGTAAGCTATAAACATTTTTTCAAGAATAGTATGTTACTTTTACTTGAAAAGTTCCAGTCGTTTGCATCagaaaatgattataaaattgCATTATTTGTTTGTGGGTCAAACAGTCCTAAGGGGAAGAGGAGATACACCCATAAACAAGAACCAAGCACTGGATATCGACGGGCCAAACGCCGTCATCCTCACCATTGaaacaatataaactataaCTTCAGGAGATCAAAAAGGTTTTGTGACTTTTACTTATATATACATCATTGGCTTTTGGTTCCAGTTAAGATGGTTACTGAAATGTAAGAACTCTCTTTTGCAGGTGGTTTGTATTTACCTTTTTGGATAAGACTTATTACAGTTACTAGTTTTAGCTGAAGATGTTGAGTAGAGctgttctctctctctatgtagTGACAAATCTTAGAACAATTTTCTTCAGTcaagagaagagaaagaaaagagttgTAAAACTTTCTCACATTATACAAAGTACACTGGTTCGGGAAATTTGACTTGGCATGTTTATCTATCCAGGCCCAGATCAATTGGGCTTGTACAATTCGAACTAAAAAAGCCTCTGTATATttagggggcgactggttttcccgctaccacccgcaaacacagcttttgcggttggtagcggttgtcagcggtttgcaacaatcactcaaattgctctaaaccgcttcaaaccgctccgaatctcataaattcaaaagttggctccagctagcgtttgcggttgcggacggttgcaggagggtaaattttttttcttttttaaaacaatatatatacaaaagtaaaaatatttcataaaacttttaaaattgaaattattaaaatattaaaatatatctattatattttaattaatattataaaattttataataaaaacaatttcaataaattttcaaaaattaaaattataactttctaaatataaattttttatttattataattttatgatttttgatatttttataattatattaaatgtaaatattgttactttattatttaactgttaccgcatttggtagtttaccagtcataagtcacctgcaaacgcaccaatttttaaccgcagtaccagtcgtataaatctcttaaaaccgctagaaaccgcaaccgtccgcatccacaaactcccgcaaccgctgcgtttgaaccagtcaggccttTAGACTGCATTTTTAAAAAGGATAGATAAATTAtgttaaaaccaaaaaatgatATATTCTGTGGAGACAGAAGGAGAGAAAGAAAAGGACAAAGAGAGAGTCAATGTCTTTAACGACTGTTTGTGTCTGATCCGTATTCATGTCTTTATATGTCTCCTCCTTAAAAAGGTCGCTTTACACTAACCCTGTTTGTTGTTTTAGCTTCCATCTCTTTTTCTCAAATAAACCTCCATTATTGTGGGATGTTACACTTAACTTGAAGAAAACGATAAAAATGAATTCAATGGACACACGATGAACTACGTGTTCATAAAATGGATAGGTTGATCCATTCAAAAATGTTATGACCCTTTTGTGTTTTAGTTATTTAAGTTATTGGTTCATCATATACAAATTCTTGAACACTCTTTTATACAGTATTAGTAAAGTTTACCAAATAGTTATGGATGTTAGGGTTGGGTTGTTACATTGACTGCCGAAATCCCTTGGttaatgcttaatgaatgtTAGGGATACCATGATTACCTAGGACTAATTTCATATTACGAATTATTAAAGCTTTGCAATAAGATAACATTAATTATGTTTATGACGCCTCATAGCTAAACTGAAGTGAAGAAAGACCTATATCTTTGagacaaaaaaattatgttgaTGGTTTAAATTACGGATCTTACATAGTACATTATCCATATCGTTAAGAGATTTCATCAAATTGCCGGAGTATTTTGACCTAAACACGATTAACCTGCAATTGCAATGTCAATGATGGGAAGAAAATATAGCCTTTTTGTCACAAAGGAAGAAAATATAGCCAAGTTTCGTAATAAGCTGATAATACTCATTCTATCTATGTGTTTATGAGGAGTCATCTAAATTTGACTTACAGAATTACAGAATGATATTGAAAAACATTAACAATTGTCAAATGGAGTTAAGACTTAAGACACATCAAAGCATATGGTCAAAGATATGAGGAGTATTTATATGTAAATGTGATAACTGAGAACCAAATCTGAACGAATAAAAGGACATTCAGATCAGATCCACTGATGACGAAATTGCAGTTGTGACATGTAAATTTTATTGGATTAACAGAAATGGAGACACAAGTAAATAATAACTATTGACAAGGATAGTGCTGGTGTTGACCTACAATATATACACATACACACTTCAAACTTAACCATGGTTAGTCGCACGAGCTATGTCCTCtagtaaaatatgttttcataattaatttcttatatatcAATTCCAGCTCATActactattttatttaaaattagaaCTGGAATAATTTTTCGGATTCATATCATAGATAGCAATATCAGTGTTACttttagttagatttttatACACGATCTATACAATTCATAAGCGCTGCTACAAAAAGCTGACACAAAAAGGTATATGCTACAAAAGTGCAAAGACAAAATCTCTGTTGGAATATATACTTTTTGCGTTTGATTTTTCTTAATCCTTTACTGAAACGCCCTTAGATTTTGGTCAATTGATTTAGTAATGTACTAATATTTCATAAATGCCATAAATCTTGAACTATTTGGTTTATATTTGTCTAGATAATTGGATACTGAGTTTTGTTTACCTCTGGCCTAGATGAAAAACACCTTCTTATTAATGTGAAAGCTATCTCTTAAGACAAGAAAATACAAAGACACATGCGGAAATTTATTGAGCCTTGCTATGATCGTAGTATTGATAAGCTATGTCTTATTGGCCCCTTATTGGACATAaggagtaattttttttaattggtgaAATAAAAGTGACTTAATAGCCAAAAAACTCAATCATTGTAAATAGTTTCTtccagaaaaaataaatttgagtGGTTTATTTACCACTAGACCAATGGCCGTATGGAGTAAAATTATGGTCTCATAGGAAAATAATTCTAAATGTTTCTTTCTTCTATATCAAAAGCATATATATGGCATAAATGTTATTGTACTGCTCTTATATGtttctaataataataatttagataGAATCGTGAAAGATCacataaaaagttaaaaaccaaaGTAGGTCTTTATATAGTTCAATTCTCCATTTGAACAGACTAgtcttaataaaaaaaaacatggtcaCAACAGCAAATTGCTCACATGGATATCATCAACAAACTGCAATAGTGTTTCGTaaacaataagaaaaaaataaatgatattggGATTATCAAActgtaaaaattagtgtatTCAAAGAACAGTTAATGGCTGAGTTTGAAAAACAAATCTGTTTTTAAGCCGAATAGTTAATGAATTAGATGCTTCTAATCAGATTTCAAGGAGATATGTCGGAAACACCGACGACACGTGCGGATCCGTCACGTGCGTGATTTAACTCTTAACTCGTATATCGATATTTCGTTATTACTTATTAGctagtattaatttttttaactttccgTATTATCGATTTTTATGCCCGGAATCAAGGGTTTGACTTACCATATTGTTACATTTTCTGGGACTCaaattaattattcaaaatagtactccctccgttttttattataagtcgttttgaagctatgcacatagattaagaaaatcattaatttcttatattttcgaaacaaaaacatcattaattatttacctaaccacaatttaaccaataaaaaaatagaagatatattatcattggtcagacaacattaattactaataaatgttacataaaaaaccgaaaacgacatataatttggaacaaaaaagtttctctaaaacgacttatattaaaaaacggagggagtacatttttattttaatctcGGATTAATTAGGGGAAAATAAGACTAATCAAAAAGACATGTGAATGAGTTAATGAAAGTTGAGAAAAAAgagatgatatttttatttgaagttTACCAGAAAGAAAAAACTCTTTCCTTCATATACAAGAACCCCCTTTTCATTTCCCTCTGTGCAACAAAACAAAAGTGAACTTCTCTTATCCGATTCTGGAGCAGAAAACTAGCTGCGGAATCTTCAGATTCTCAAGAAACCAAGAGAGTCTTTTTAGACAGAATCTTCAAGAACTCGCTCAGATCTAACCACTGTTCaaggtttgaacaaaaaaaaatcgttaCTTCTGTCTTTTATCTTTCTCCGTTTAATCCAACCCTTGTCTGAAAATTTCATCTTTGATTAAATTGATGTGGTTAAGATTTTAATTAAGCTTGTCTATGTTCTTCTCTCTACTTTCCAAGTATTCTGTTTCAGTTCTCATACCGATctgtgttttttgttttgttttgctttaTCTTCTTCCCAACACAATCCGTGAGCACGTTCTTACAGGAATATAGctgaaaattttctaaaattagaTTATTTGTTAACACTTGAAATCTTCTTCTATCTGAAATGACTCTTTTGTCGGATTTTCAGGAAACTCTTTTTCCGGGAAAATCTCGTTTGTTAGGTATAGAGTTGACTGATACAAAAGACTTAAAAGCTTTATAATAActtcaagaaagaaaaaagcatTTGGAACTTTAACTAATTGCTTTTGTCTTTTTTGTTGTCTTCTCTGTTCAGACAAAAACTAAAtacttttttttcattttacagcAAACACGGTTCTCTGAGGTATCTATCACAACTATGATTAACGTTATGAATCCGATGAGAAGCGGATCAGAGAAGGGCTTAGATCCACAACTATGGCATGCGTGTGCTGGTGGCATGGTTCGTATGCCACCTATGAACTCCAAAGTCTTCTACTTCCCTCAAGGACACGCCGAGAACGCTTACGACCATGTCGATTTCAAGAACCTCCCTATCCCTCCTATGGTTCTATGTCGCGTCTTGGCCATCAAGTACATGGCCGACCCTGAATCCGACGAGGTTTTCGCCAAACTCAAACTGATTCCTCTAAAAGACAACGATCACGAGTACAGAGACGGCGAAGAGAGCAACGGTTTGGGGAGTAATAACAGCGAGAAAACGCCGTCGTTTGCAAAGACTCTGACTCAGTCAGATGCTAACAACGGTGGAGGGTTCTCTGTCCCGCGCTACTGCGCGGAGACGATCTTCCCGAGGCTGGATTACAACGCCGAGCCGCCTGTTCAGACCATTCTCGCGAAAGATGTTCACGGAGAGGTTTGGAAGTTTAGACATATCTACAGAGGGACGCCACGTCGGCATCTCCTCACGACCGGTTGGAGTAACTTCGTGAACCAGAAGAAGCTTGTTGCTGGAGACTCGATAGTCTTCATGAGAGCTGAGAATGGAGATCTTTGCGTAGGGATCAGGAGGGCTAAGAGAGGAGGGATCGGTAATAACGGACTCGAGTATTCAGCGGGTTGGAACCCTATTGGTGGAAGCTACTCTTCTCTTttgagagatgatgagaggaGAAGTAGCTCTTCTCTTGCGGATAGAAAAGGAAAAGTGACGGCTGAGTCTGTTGTGGAAGCGGCTAAGCTTGCTGTTAGTGGAAGAGGTTTTGAAGTTGTGTACTATCCTAGGGCTAGCTCGTCTGAGTTTTGTGTCAAGGCGTTGGATGCTAGGGCTGCGATGAGGATACCTTGGTGCTCAGGTATGAGGTTTAAGATGGCGTTTGAGACGGAGGATTCTTCGAGGATTAGTTGGTTCATGGGGACTGTTTCAGCTGTTAGTGTCTCTGATCCTGTACGTTGGCCTAACTCTCCTTGGCGGCTTCTTCAGGTAACCCCTTCCGCAAGTTACCTTATTTTCAAGAACTagaattctctttttttttgagcaaaacaTTTTCTAATTCTTGATAAATTGcttaaaatatcattaaaaaaatacattcatcaaaaaaatataattatatttgggtttaaggtttggtGAGTATTGTttagagtttaatatttaaggGGTGGGGCTGggtttataaatttctataaataatttttaaacatttttaaatgatttagaatgg comes from the Brassica rapa cultivar Chiifu-401-42 chromosome A01, CAAS_Brap_v3.01, whole genome shotgun sequence genome and includes:
- the ARF16-1 gene encoding auxin response factor 16, encoding MINVMNPMRSGSEKGLDPQLWHACAGGMVRMPPMNSKVFYFPQGHAENAYDHVDFKNLPIPPMVLCRVLAIKYMADPESDEVFAKLKLIPLKDNDHEYRDGEESNGLGSNNSEKTPSFAKTLTQSDANNGGGFSVPRYCAETIFPRLDYNAEPPVQTILAKDVHGEVWKFRHIYRGTPRRHLLTTGWSNFVNQKKLVAGDSIVFMRAENGDLCVGIRRAKRGGIGNNGLEYSAGWNPIGGSYSSLLRDDERRSSSSLADRKGKVTAESVVEAAKLAVSGRGFEVVYYPRASSSEFCVKALDARAAMRIPWCSGMRFKMAFETEDSSRISWFMGTVSAVSVSDPVRWPNSPWRLLQVAWDEPDLLQYVKRVNPWLVELVSNVHPIIPSFSPPRKKMRLPQHPDYNTRISVPSFASNPLIRSSPLSSVLDNVPVGLQGARHNAHQYYGLSSSDLHHYYLNRPHPPPPSSTLSVPPPLGFRNIDSKNEKGFCFLTMGTSPCNDTESKKSHIVLFGKLILPEEQKGSEKTQLSSGGSNQNCVAGSSSEEGSPCSNKAHDGLGLETGHCKVFMESDDVGRTLDLSVLGSYEELGMKLSDMFGIQKSEMLSSVLYRDASGAVKYPGNEPFSEFLKTARRLTILSEQGSESVVV
- the LOC103852948 gene encoding uncharacterized protein LOC103852948 isoform X4 gives rise to the protein MAFSKPLFFLVLLTLSLSREVASSSSSSSENNGCSNGAHEHCSVDELKSTVSSLQSIIKEKNQELHSKEEQIRVLELYIREKSYLFETDIDFIQSENPVKHGSEAEEKVYELEKQVLRLKGEVELQRNKRLQVEARAETADEKGEEFSSKIDMKWFFSKLGLKPNKTQAYLKTLWHQHLSPNLHITLQQVSLKIKQVQKWSEPHIETMNSKWIPSIKEACVTLTIYLEPKVHYLTEKSIEVLSMSKQAFTPHIIQGFDVSCYYLEVIRTHTAPYTSQVMTIAKPHLEKVQVALEPYTEHVRHGFKKLVDSTKVYHQQAQEMLKNNEITKPVATMDLAWVGATALIGFPLIFIIKFLSAVSNPKGKRRYTHKQEPSTGYRRAKRRHPHH
- the LOC103852948 gene encoding uncharacterized protein LOC103852948 isoform X1, with protein sequence MAFSKPLFFLVLLTLSLSREVASSSSSSSENNGCSNGAHEHCSVDELKSTVSSLQSIIKEKNQELHSKEEQIRVLELYIREKSYLFETDIDFIQSENPVKHGSEAEEKVYELEKQVLRLKGEVELQRNKRLQVEARAETADEKGEEFSSKVENIDMKWFFSKLGLKPNKTQLQAYLKTLWHQHLSPNLHITLQQVSLKIKQVQKWSEPHIETMNSKWIPSIKEACVTLTIYLEPKVHYLTEKSIEVLSMSKQAFTPHIIQGFDVSCYYLEVIRTHTAPYTSQVMTIAKPHLEKVQVALEPYTEHVRHGFKKLVDSTKVYHQQAQEMLKNNEITKPVATMDLAWVGATALIGFPLIFIIKFLSAVSNPKGKRRYTHKQEPSTGYRRAKRRHPHH
- the LOC103852948 gene encoding uncharacterized protein LOC103852948 isoform X2, which encodes MAFSKPLFFLVLLTLSLSREVASSSSSSSENNGCSNGAHEHCSVDELKSTVSSLQSIIKEKNQELHSKEEQIRVLELYIREKSYLFETDIDFIQSENPVKHGSEAEEKVYELEKQVLRLKGEVELQRNKRLQVEARAETADEKGEEFSSKVENIDMKWFFSKLGLKPNKTQAYLKTLWHQHLSPNLHITLQQVSLKIKQVQKWSEPHIETMNSKWIPSIKEACVTLTIYLEPKVHYLTEKSIEVLSMSKQAFTPHIIQGFDVSCYYLEVIRTHTAPYTSQVMTIAKPHLEKVQVALEPYTEHVRHGFKKLVDSTKVYHQQAQEMLKNNEITKPVATMDLAWVGATALIGFPLIFIIKFLSAVSNPKGKRRYTHKQEPSTGYRRAKRRHPHH
- the LOC103852948 gene encoding uncharacterized protein LOC103852948 isoform X3 gives rise to the protein MAFSKPLFFLVLLTLSLSREVASSSSSSSENNGCSNGAHEHCSVDELKSTVSSLQSIIKEKNQELHSKEEQIRVLELYIREKSYLFETDIDFIQSENPVKHGSEAEEKVYELEKQVLRLKGEVELQRNKRLQVEARAETADEKGEEFSSKIDMKWFFSKLGLKPNKTQLQAYLKTLWHQHLSPNLHITLQQVSLKIKQVQKWSEPHIETMNSKWIPSIKEACVTLTIYLEPKVHYLTEKSIEVLSMSKQAFTPHIIQGFDVSCYYLEVIRTHTAPYTSQVMTIAKPHLEKVQVALEPYTEHVRHGFKKLVDSTKVYHQQAQEMLKNNEITKPVATMDLAWVGATALIGFPLIFIIKFLSAVSNPKGKRRYTHKQEPSTGYRRAKRRHPHH